A window of Christiangramia forsetii KT0803 contains these coding sequences:
- a CDS encoding membrane protein, whose translation MEITGQAKTTAIVAYITILGTIIAYFMNLDPKDKFASFHIRQAFGINITFYLIGALMGMFNEGLIIGAFYLFFIVLWGYGIFMAIKGETREVPLLGPLFQKLFSTIS comes from the coding sequence ATGGAAATTACAGGTCAGGCAAAAACCACTGCCATAGTAGCCTACATCACGATATTAGGCACGATCATAGCCTATTTTATGAATCTGGACCCTAAAGATAAATTTGCCAGTTTTCATATAAGACAGGCGTTTGGAATTAATATCACCTTTTACCTGATTGGTGCTTTAATGGGTATGTTTAATGAGGGATTGATCATTGGTGCTTTTTATCTATTCTTTATTGTATTATGGGGATACGGTATTTTTATGGCAATAAAAGGAGAAACACGGGAGGTTCCATTACTTGGACCTTTATTTCAAAAATTATTTAGTACAATTTCATAA
- a CDS encoding MBL fold metallo-hydrolase has product MDVTFLGTGTSQGIPIIGSEHPVCLSNDSKDKRLRVSILITWNDLNILIDCGPDFRQQMLANNVQKLDAIFYTHEHNDHTAGLDDIRPFFFRQGDIPVFAHQRVLTALRKRFDYIFTTENKYPGAPGVTEHIIENKPFSFHGLTVTPVEFMHNRLQVFGFRVEDFAYLTDLKTIEEQEIEKLRDLKVLVVSALRIEPHHSHFNLEEALEFIEKVQPEKAYLTHISHMLGFHEEVEKDLPANVHLAYDNLKITV; this is encoded by the coding sequence TTGGACGTAACATTTTTAGGAACAGGAACATCGCAGGGGATCCCAATAATTGGAAGTGAGCATCCCGTATGTCTTAGTAATGATTCAAAAGATAAAAGATTACGTGTTTCTATTCTCATTACCTGGAACGATCTAAATATTCTTATTGATTGCGGTCCGGATTTTAGACAACAAATGCTTGCCAATAATGTACAGAAGCTGGATGCTATCTTCTATACTCATGAGCATAATGACCATACAGCAGGACTTGACGATATAAGGCCGTTTTTCTTTAGACAGGGTGATATCCCGGTTTTTGCACATCAAAGGGTGTTAACTGCACTTAGAAAGAGGTTCGATTATATCTTTACTACGGAAAATAAGTATCCTGGAGCACCTGGAGTTACAGAACATATAATAGAAAATAAACCTTTCAGTTTTCATGGGCTAACGGTTACTCCGGTTGAATTTATGCATAATAGATTACAGGTTTTTGGCTTTAGAGTGGAAGACTTTGCCTATTTAACCGATCTAAAAACGATAGAGGAGCAGGAAATAGAAAAGCTAAGAGATTTAAAAGTGTTGGTGGTTAGCGCGCTTAGAATAGAGCCGCACCATTCTCACTTTAATCTGGAAGAGGCCCTGGAGTTTATTGAAAAGGTGCAGCCGGAAAAGGCTTATCTCACCCATATTAGCCACATGCTCGGGTTTCACGAGGAGGTTGAAAAAGACCTTCCTGCGAATGTTCATCTCGCTTATGATAATTTAAAAATTACGGTTTAG
- a CDS encoding DUF4290 domain-containing protein, with translation MTNALEYNSERSKLIIPEYGRHLQKMVEHTVEIEDDQERNKVANSIIAVMGNMNPHLRDVPDFQHKLWDQLFIISDFKLNVDSPFPKPTREMLAERPEMLEYPENNPKYRFYGNNIKRMIDAAKDYEEGDFKEALVLTIANHMKKSYLNWNRDSVDDEVIFNHLNELSNGKINPKNIDEDLSQASDLVRSGGTKKKYTKNHKKSGRKPSRKRH, from the coding sequence TTGACAAACGCATTAGAATATAACTCTGAAAGGAGTAAGCTGATAATTCCCGAATATGGAAGACATCTTCAGAAAATGGTAGAACATACCGTTGAGATTGAAGATGATCAGGAAAGAAATAAGGTTGCAAACTCGATAATTGCTGTGATGGGAAACATGAACCCTCATTTACGCGATGTTCCAGATTTTCAGCATAAACTTTGGGATCAGTTATTCATAATCAGTGATTTTAAACTTAATGTAGATTCACCTTTTCCGAAGCCTACAAGAGAAATGCTTGCCGAAAGGCCAGAAATGCTTGAATATCCCGAGAATAATCCTAAATACAGGTTTTACGGGAATAATATCAAGCGAATGATTGATGCAGCTAAAGATTATGAAGAGGGTGACTTTAAAGAGGCGCTGGTTCTTACCATAGCTAATCATATGAAAAAGTCTTACCTAAACTGGAATAGGGACTCTGTTGATGATGAAGTTATTTTTAACCATCTTAATGAGCTTAGTAATGGTAAAATAAACCCTAAGAACATTGATGAAGATCTTAGTCAGGCTTCAGATCTTGTAAGAAGTGGAGGAACTAAGAAGAAATACACTAAAAATCATAAAAAATCCGGCCGTAAGCCAAGTCGTAAACGCCACTAA
- a CDS encoding alpha/beta hydrolase, whose product MTTEFSLQHIIREPKTENKKAPVLILLHGYGSDENDLFSFAEELPDDLFIISAKAPYTMQPYGNAWYAIHWDNNDGKFSDDLQAITSRDTIRDFIDEVIEKYPIDPNNINLLGFSQGSILSYAVALSYPEKIKSVIALSGYVNKGIITKDFENNDFSNLKFYCSHGSADQVIPVDWARKTKPFLDELGIENSYSEFPVGHGVAPQNFFELKDWLVKRL is encoded by the coding sequence ATGACAACAGAATTTTCACTTCAACATATAATTAGAGAACCGAAAACCGAAAACAAAAAAGCTCCGGTTTTAATACTGCTTCACGGCTATGGAAGCGATGAAAATGATCTTTTCTCTTTTGCTGAAGAATTACCAGATGATCTTTTTATTATCTCAGCTAAAGCACCGTACACCATGCAGCCTTATGGAAATGCCTGGTATGCGATTCACTGGGATAATAATGACGGTAAATTTAGTGATGACCTACAGGCAATCACTTCCCGAGATACAATTAGGGATTTTATTGATGAAGTTATCGAGAAGTACCCTATAGATCCTAATAATATTAACCTACTTGGTTTTAGCCAGGGAAGTATTCTTAGCTACGCGGTAGCACTTTCCTATCCAGAAAAAATTAAAAGTGTAATCGCCCTAAGCGGATATGTAAATAAGGGAATTATAACAAAAGACTTCGAAAACAACGATTTTTCAAATTTGAAATTTTATTGTTCACATGGTTCTGCAGATCAGGTGATTCCTGTAGATTGGGCAAGAAAAACCAAACCTTTTTTAGATGAATTAGGAATAGAAAACTCTTATTCTGAATTTCCTGTGGGTCACGGAGTCGCTCCGCAAAATTTCTTTGAACTTAAAGATTGGTTGGTAAAACGGCTTTAG
- a CDS encoding dihydroorotase: MKLLLKSVTILDEKSTHHTKKLDIFIDKGIIKKIGKNLKEKADKVIEIKNLHVSKGWFDSSVNFGEPGYEERETIANGLDVAGKSGFSSVALNPYTNPILDHSGSIAAVKAKALNHPVYLHPIGALTKNSEGVDLAELLDMKEAGAISFGDYKAPLRNPNLLKIALQYAQNFDALVQSFPQENRIAGNGLVNENKNSTSLGLKGIPNLAEELQITRDLYLLEYTGGKLHIPTISTEKSVQLIKEAKKKGLDVSCSVAIHNLILDDDELKEFDGNSKVLPPLRTKKDKKALIKGIKDGTIDMVTSDHNPIDIEHKKVEFDNALNGSIGLESAFGALCTLFDTEKAIQLLTNGKKRFNIPEYGIKEGETVELSLFVPGETYNFTQNDIISSSKNSIFLNKKLKGKPVGVITQKGFILK; encoded by the coding sequence ATGAAGTTACTATTAAAATCAGTTACTATTCTGGATGAAAAATCTACTCATCACACTAAGAAACTTGATATTTTCATTGATAAGGGAATCATTAAAAAAATAGGAAAAAACTTAAAGGAGAAGGCAGATAAGGTAATAGAGATAAAAAATCTTCACGTTTCTAAAGGTTGGTTTGATAGTAGCGTGAATTTTGGAGAACCGGGGTATGAAGAAAGGGAGACTATCGCTAACGGACTTGATGTCGCAGGAAAATCAGGATTTTCTTCAGTAGCTTTAAACCCTTATACAAATCCAATTTTAGATCATAGTGGCAGTATTGCAGCTGTAAAGGCAAAAGCATTAAATCACCCTGTTTATTTACATCCTATTGGTGCATTAACTAAAAATAGTGAAGGAGTAGATCTCGCGGAATTACTGGATATGAAGGAGGCCGGAGCTATTAGTTTTGGTGATTATAAAGCACCTCTTCGCAATCCAAATCTATTAAAGATCGCTTTGCAGTATGCTCAAAATTTTGATGCTCTTGTTCAAAGTTTTCCGCAGGAAAATAGAATCGCCGGCAATGGTTTAGTAAATGAAAATAAAAACAGTACTTCACTCGGGCTTAAGGGAATTCCCAACCTGGCCGAAGAATTACAAATTACCAGGGATCTTTATTTACTGGAATATACCGGTGGCAAACTGCATATCCCCACAATTTCAACTGAAAAATCTGTTCAATTAATTAAGGAAGCAAAGAAAAAAGGTTTGGATGTTAGTTGTAGCGTGGCTATTCATAATCTCATCCTAGACGATGATGAATTAAAGGAATTTGATGGTAATTCTAAAGTTTTACCCCCATTAAGAACTAAAAAAGATAAAAAAGCTCTTATAAAAGGCATTAAAGACGGAACTATAGATATGGTTACTTCAGATCATAACCCAATTGATATTGAGCATAAAAAAGTAGAATTTGACAATGCACTGAATGGCAGTATTGGCCTGGAATCAGCTTTTGGAGCGCTATGTACATTATTCGATACTGAAAAAGCCATTCAATTACTTACCAATGGAAAAAAACGTTTTAATATCCCAGAATATGGTATCAAAGAAGGTGAAACTGTAGAATTAAGTTTATTTGTCCCTGGCGAAACTTATAATTTCACTCAAAACGATATAATTTCATCTTCAAAAAATAGTATTTTCCTTAATAAAAAATTAAAAGGAAAACCAGTTGGAGTGATTACTCAAAAAGGTTTTATCCTTAAATAA
- a CDS encoding AAA family ATPase, with translation MKNRKIVITGGPGTGKSSIIHKLEENGEKCLHEISRQVTLEAQSSGIDQLFLTQPLLFSEKLLDGRLKQYIEASGFKSDHIFIDRGLPDVVAYMDYFETEYPEVFNKTCENNRYDQIFILPPWKDIYTSDNERYESFDEALKISSYLYSTYKRYGYKPIEVPKLSVEDRTNFILDKI, from the coding sequence GTGAAAAATAGAAAGATTGTTATTACCGGAGGCCCTGGAACGGGAAAATCATCCATCATTCATAAACTGGAGGAAAATGGAGAAAAATGTCTTCATGAAATATCCCGGCAAGTTACACTTGAAGCCCAAAGTTCAGGGATAGATCAGTTATTCCTTACGCAACCCTTACTTTTTAGTGAAAAGCTTTTAGATGGCAGGTTGAAACAATATATCGAAGCTTCTGGATTCAAATCAGATCATATCTTTATAGATCGTGGTTTACCCGATGTGGTGGCATATATGGATTATTTTGAAACAGAATATCCTGAAGTATTCAACAAAACCTGTGAGAATAATCGTTATGATCAAATCTTTATTCTTCCTCCCTGGAAAGATATTTACACAAGTGACAACGAACGTTACGAGAGTTTTGATGAAGCCTTAAAAATTTCGTCTTATCTTTATTCTACCTACAAAAGGTACGGTTACAAACCAATTGAAGTTCCAAAATTGAGTGTAGAAGACCGTACTAATTTCATTTTAGATAAGATATAA
- a CDS encoding RecQ family ATP-dependent DNA helicase, translating to MQKEALKILEKYWGFQGFRSQQLKVIESILQERDTLTLFPTGGGKSICFQVPSLLQEGICVVVSPLISLMEDQVNALQQKNIKAMAITGGISYADLDRNLDNCIFGNYKFLYLSPERLQQELVRERLKQMNINLIAVDEAHCISQWGHDFRPAYRNIADIRDLLPEVQIAAFTATATEDVVKDICEQLHLKDPVIHQKSFERSNLQYEVIKTEDKFFRLTQILNQKSAIIYVRSRNATQEISGFLNKNGITAAAYHGGLKKEEKSDKFEKWLTNKISVMVATTAFGMGIDKPDVRTVIHIDLPESMESYFQEAGRAGRDSQPAKAIILTNAGDVPVLKNQFLNNLASVEDIKLVYRKLNAYFRIAFGEGENTEYDFNFSSFCNQYHFNSHKTFNALQLLDRCSILRLSQNYQKKTEIRILISGNHLDNYLDENPRYANIMRTILRNYGGVFENLIPFNLASVSEKSNISEKECIKIFDELDEKKIIEFNLSKHDASITYLQPREDDATINPVSGFINEYNSTKKAKIEAVLDFVQNDQVCRQIQLLKYFGEKSPKPCGKCSVCNKKDEKLSRDDMNEIYLSILRFLKNGPRNSREIVEHLKYSENAIIKILGLLCEKGVLDRTVNNKYKILNK from the coding sequence TTGCAGAAGGAAGCTTTAAAAATATTAGAAAAATACTGGGGTTTTCAGGGGTTTAGATCTCAACAACTGAAAGTTATAGAGTCTATCCTGCAAGAAAGAGACACTCTTACTCTTTTTCCTACAGGGGGTGGGAAGTCTATTTGCTTTCAGGTGCCATCTTTACTCCAGGAGGGGATTTGTGTTGTAGTTTCCCCATTAATCTCTTTAATGGAAGATCAGGTAAATGCACTTCAGCAAAAGAATATCAAAGCTATGGCCATTACCGGAGGGATTTCCTATGCCGATCTTGATAGAAATCTGGATAATTGCATCTTCGGAAATTACAAATTTCTTTATCTCTCCCCGGAAAGATTACAACAGGAACTGGTTCGTGAGCGACTAAAGCAGATGAACATTAATTTAATCGCTGTAGATGAAGCACACTGTATCTCACAATGGGGACATGATTTTAGACCGGCTTACAGGAATATTGCTGACATAAGGGATTTGTTACCCGAAGTTCAAATTGCTGCTTTTACAGCAACTGCTACAGAAGATGTGGTAAAAGATATATGTGAGCAACTTCATCTAAAGGACCCTGTAATCCATCAAAAATCTTTTGAACGCTCCAATCTTCAGTATGAAGTTATTAAAACCGAAGATAAGTTTTTTCGGCTGACTCAAATTCTGAATCAGAAATCTGCGATAATCTATGTTCGAAGCAGAAATGCCACTCAGGAAATAAGCGGGTTTCTAAATAAAAATGGTATTACAGCCGCTGCTTATCATGGCGGACTTAAAAAAGAAGAAAAGTCGGATAAATTTGAAAAATGGCTTACCAATAAAATAAGTGTCATGGTAGCAACTACAGCTTTCGGAATGGGTATAGATAAACCGGATGTAAGAACGGTAATCCATATAGATCTACCCGAAAGTATGGAAAGTTACTTTCAGGAAGCCGGAAGAGCAGGTAGAGATTCACAGCCGGCAAAAGCGATTATTTTAACTAATGCCGGGGATGTTCCTGTTTTAAAAAATCAGTTTTTAAATAACCTGGCATCTGTTGAGGACATCAAACTGGTTTACCGTAAACTGAATGCCTATTTTAGAATTGCTTTTGGAGAAGGTGAGAATACAGAATATGATTTCAATTTTTCAAGTTTTTGCAATCAATATCATTTCAATTCACACAAAACTTTTAATGCCCTGCAGCTACTTGACAGATGCAGTATTTTAAGATTATCGCAGAACTACCAGAAGAAAACAGAAATACGAATCTTAATTTCCGGGAATCATTTAGACAACTATCTGGATGAAAATCCACGATATGCGAATATCATGCGAACGATTCTAAGAAATTACGGCGGTGTGTTCGAAAATTTAATTCCTTTTAATTTAGCTTCCGTAAGTGAAAAATCAAATATTTCAGAAAAAGAATGCATCAAAATATTTGATGAGTTAGATGAAAAAAAGATTATCGAATTTAATTTATCAAAGCATGATGCTAGCATCACCTATCTTCAGCCAAGAGAAGACGATGCAACTATAAATCCTGTTTCGGGTTTTATCAATGAATATAACAGCACTAAGAAAGCTAAAATTGAAGCAGTTCTTGATTTTGTACAAAATGATCAGGTTTGCAGGCAAATTCAATTATTGAAGTATTTTGGTGAAAAATCTCCCAAACCTTGCGGAAAATGTTCTGTATGTAATAAAAAAGATGAGAAATTATCCAGGGATGATATGAATGAAATCTATTTGAGTATTCTTCGGTTTTTAAAGAATGGTCCAAGAAATTCAAGGGAAATAGTAGAGCACTTAAAATACTCTGAAAACGCTATTATAAAAATACTAGGACTGCTTTGCGAGAAAGGCGTTTTAGATCGTACCGTAAATAATAAGTATAAAATATTAAATAAATGA
- a CDS encoding BatA domain-containing protein: MQFQHPELLYALFLLLIPLIVHLFRLRKFQREDFTNVKFLKKVIQETRQSSRLKKFLILITRLLLVGCLVLAFAQPFIPASDKALQDSHTLIYLDNSFSMQASKRQSSLLQSSVNELLENLKDENQYGFFTNDSDLFNRSTIELKKELQEIEFIDKQLDFREINLKAENYFKKYSGTNKNLVIISDFQHSLNIPSTIDNKSFNYNFVKKEVQALENISLDSVFIEDSNPESLSLNIQLKTNIEIKEPVTISIFNNEKLLGRNTIQNFEDGLATINFRLQNEKISNGRIEIEDSGLWYDNELFFNINEKQPIKVVIISGSDFDFLNRIYTIPEFETSNFTPNQIDFNQLNTANLIVLNEVDQISSSLLNNLSNIQNNGASLIIIPPEETINYSPILNKLGLPSLGEKLEDERLITRIEYDHPLFQSVFEKRTENFEYPKVLSYFNAASTNPILKYEDGQSFLLESNSVYLFTAPINTKNSNFTNSPLIVPVFYQIGLNALKRNQLYFETGKENKVDIPVELGKDQVLHIKNGDIDIIPQQQNFSNRVEINTSTVALEAGNYEISNTSTNIGNISFNYDRSESNLTYTDISAINNLKIYGTVEEYFSELNAASQITALWKWFVIFALIFLLIEMLLIKFFK; this comes from the coding sequence ATGCAGTTTCAACATCCGGAATTACTATATGCGCTGTTTCTTCTATTAATTCCGCTGATTGTTCATTTATTCCGTTTAAGAAAATTCCAAAGAGAAGATTTCACCAATGTGAAATTTTTAAAAAAAGTAATTCAGGAAACACGTCAAAGCTCTAGATTAAAAAAATTTTTAATCCTTATTACACGTCTTTTATTAGTAGGATGTTTAGTGCTGGCGTTTGCTCAACCTTTTATTCCTGCAAGCGACAAAGCACTCCAGGATTCACACACTTTAATTTATCTGGACAATTCTTTTAGCATGCAGGCCTCCAAGCGACAATCAAGCTTACTGCAGAGTTCCGTAAACGAATTATTGGAAAATCTAAAAGATGAGAACCAATATGGATTTTTCACAAATGATTCAGATCTCTTCAATCGTTCTACTATTGAACTTAAAAAAGAACTTCAGGAAATTGAATTTATTGACAAACAGCTTGATTTTAGAGAAATTAATTTAAAAGCAGAAAATTATTTCAAAAAGTACTCCGGCACAAATAAAAATCTTGTTATAATTTCCGATTTCCAACATTCTCTAAATATTCCTTCCACGATTGATAATAAAAGTTTCAATTATAATTTCGTAAAAAAAGAGGTTCAGGCACTGGAAAATATAAGTCTGGATAGCGTATTTATAGAAGATTCTAATCCTGAAAGCCTCTCTCTAAACATTCAGTTAAAAACCAATATAGAAATAAAAGAGCCCGTAACGATCTCGATTTTTAATAATGAGAAACTACTTGGCCGCAATACCATTCAAAATTTTGAAGATGGACTGGCAACTATAAATTTCAGGCTTCAAAATGAAAAGATTTCTAATGGTAGAATAGAGATTGAAGATTCAGGACTTTGGTACGATAATGAACTATTTTTTAACATCAATGAAAAACAGCCTATAAAAGTGGTTATTATTTCTGGTTCTGATTTTGATTTTCTAAATAGGATCTACACCATCCCTGAATTTGAAACTTCTAATTTCACTCCAAACCAGATTGATTTTAATCAATTAAATACTGCTAATTTGATCGTATTAAATGAGGTGGATCAAATTTCTTCATCCCTTTTAAATAATCTTAGTAATATTCAGAATAATGGTGCAAGCCTCATTATAATTCCGCCAGAAGAAACTATTAATTACTCTCCAATCTTAAATAAACTTGGACTTCCATCTCTGGGAGAAAAGCTGGAAGATGAAAGATTGATCACCCGTATAGAATATGATCACCCACTATTTCAGAGCGTTTTTGAAAAACGAACAGAAAATTTTGAGTATCCAAAAGTTCTCTCCTATTTTAATGCGGCTTCAACAAACCCAATTTTGAAATATGAGGATGGGCAATCTTTCCTTTTAGAATCAAATTCTGTCTACCTCTTTACAGCTCCAATTAATACAAAGAATTCAAATTTCACCAATTCCCCGCTCATTGTTCCTGTCTTTTATCAGATTGGTCTCAATGCTTTAAAAAGAAACCAGCTTTATTTTGAAACAGGAAAGGAAAATAAGGTCGACATCCCCGTAGAACTAGGAAAGGATCAGGTTCTACATATCAAAAATGGAGATATAGACATCATTCCACAGCAACAGAATTTTAGCAATCGGGTAGAAATTAATACCAGTACGGTTGCTTTAGAAGCCGGAAATTATGAGATTTCTAATACCTCTACCAATATTGGTAATATTAGTTTTAATTATGATAGAAGTGAAAGTAATCTCACCTATACAGATATATCAGCGATAAATAATCTTAAGATCTACGGTACTGTAGAGGAATATTTTTCTGAATTAAATGCAGCTTCACAAATTACTGCACTTTGGAAATGGTTTGTTATTTTTGCGCTGATCTTTTTGCTGATCGAAATGCTACTTATAAAATTCTTCAAATGA
- a CDS encoding DUF493 family protein, translating to MSKENNPEEFYANLKKQLQDTAMWPSEYLYKFIVPTKGDKIDEVESIFNDMGAVIQTKQSKKGTYTSVSINVRMKNPDTVIDKYKEVADKVEGVISL from the coding sequence ATGAGTAAAGAAAACAATCCCGAAGAATTTTATGCAAATCTTAAAAAGCAACTTCAGGATACGGCGATGTGGCCATCAGAATATTTATATAAATTTATCGTTCCTACTAAAGGAGATAAAATAGACGAAGTGGAATCTATTTTTAATGATATGGGAGCAGTAATTCAAACAAAACAATCTAAAAAAGGTACTTACACCAGTGTTTCAATTAATGTGAGGATGAAAAATCCTGATACGGTGATTGATAAATACAAGGAAGTAGCCGATAAAGTAGAAGGGGTGATATCTCTTTAA
- the murA gene encoding UDP-N-acetylglucosamine 1-carboxyvinyltransferase, with translation MGTFQIEGGHRLSGEIQPQGAKNEALQILCAVLLTEETVTINNIPDILDVNKLINLLRNLGVKIEHIGKGSYTFKSDELDMNYLNSEQFKIDGGGLRGSIMIVGPMLGRFGKGFIPKPGGDKIGRRRLDTHFEGFMKLGADFRYNKEERFYGVEAPNGLKGDFMLLEEASVTGTANIVMAAVLAEGTTTIYNAACEPYLQQLCNMLNSMGAKISGVGSNLLSIEGVEKLVGCEHRILPDMVEIGSWIGLAAMTKSEITIKNVNWGMLGIIPTTFRKLGITVEKRGDDIYIPAHEDGYEVQSFIDGSIMNISDAPWPGFTPDLLSIILVVATQARGSVLIHQKMFESRLFFVDKLIDMGAKIILCDPHRATVIGHDFKSQLKATTMTSPDIRAGISLLIAALSAKGTSTIHNIEQIDRGYEHVVKRLKGIGAKITRLE, from the coding sequence ATGGGAACTTTTCAAATTGAAGGCGGTCATCGTTTGAGCGGGGAAATTCAACCCCAGGGAGCCAAAAACGAAGCACTGCAAATTTTATGTGCGGTATTGTTAACTGAAGAAACAGTTACGATAAACAATATCCCAGATATTCTTGATGTAAATAAGCTTATTAATCTGCTTCGCAATCTTGGAGTAAAGATTGAGCATATAGGAAAAGGTAGTTATACTTTTAAGAGCGACGAGCTTGATATGAACTATCTTAATAGTGAACAGTTCAAAATAGATGGAGGAGGTCTTAGAGGTTCTATTATGATCGTTGGGCCTATGCTGGGAAGGTTCGGGAAAGGATTTATCCCCAAACCCGGAGGTGACAAGATTGGACGTAGAAGACTGGATACGCATTTCGAAGGTTTTATGAAACTGGGAGCGGATTTTAGATATAATAAAGAAGAGAGATTTTATGGGGTAGAAGCACCTAACGGTTTGAAAGGAGATTTTATGCTTCTGGAGGAAGCCTCTGTTACCGGAACGGCCAATATTGTGATGGCTGCTGTTTTGGCTGAAGGTACAACTACAATTTATAATGCTGCTTGTGAACCATATCTTCAGCAGTTGTGTAATATGTTGAATTCTATGGGCGCTAAAATTAGCGGGGTAGGTTCGAACTTACTTAGCATAGAAGGAGTGGAAAAGCTTGTAGGTTGCGAGCACAGGATTCTGCCAGATATGGTTGAAATTGGGTCCTGGATAGGTTTGGCAGCTATGACTAAAAGCGAGATTACAATAAAAAATGTGAATTGGGGTATGCTGGGTATTATCCCAACAACTTTCAGAAAATTAGGGATTACGGTAGAAAAGAGGGGTGATGATATTTACATTCCTGCCCATGAAGATGGTTATGAAGTGCAAAGCTTTATTGATGGTTCTATTATGAATATAAGTGATGCGCCGTGGCCTGGATTTACTCCCGATCTTTTGAGTATAATTCTTGTAGTGGCAACGCAGGCGAGAGGAAGTGTGCTTATTCATCAAAAAATGTTTGAGAGTAGGCTGTTCTTTGTAGATAAGCTGATAGATATGGGAGCAAAGATTATTCTTTGTGATCCGCATCGCGCCACGGTTATAGGACATGATTTTAAATCTCAGTTAAAAGCTACCACTATGACTTCTCCTGATATTAGAGCTGGTATCTCACTATTGATTGCTGCGCTTTCCGCTAAAGGAACATCTACTATTCATAATATCGAACAGATAGATAGAGGGTACGAGCATGTCGTGAAGCGATTAAAAGGTATAGGAGCAAAAATTACAAGACTAGAATAA